The window GAGAACACCTCGTTGATCTTGCGCAGCATACCGGGCAGGTTCTCGTGCACGTGGATGAAGCGCGTGCCGTTGGGCCGCGGCGGCAGCTGCACCTGCGGGAAGTTGACGGCGCCGACCGTCGAGCCGACGTCGGAATATTCGACGAGCTTGCGCGCCACCTCGGCGCCGATGCGCTCCTGCGCTTCCAGCGTCGAGCCGCCGACGTGCGGCGTCAGGATCACGTTCTCGATGCCCTGCAGGGGCGAGGCGAAGCGCTCCGTGTTGGAGCCGGGCTCCTTGGGGAACACGTCGATGGCGGCGCCCTGCAGGTGCCCGTCCCGCAGCGCCCGCGCCAGGGCGTCGATGTCCACCACCGTGCCGCGCGCGTTGTTGATCAGGTAGGCGCCCGGCTTCATGGCGCGGATCTCGGCCTCGCCGATCATGTTCTGCGTCGAGGGGGTCTCGGGCACGTGCAGGGACACGACGTCGCTCTGGGCCAGCAGCGCGTGCAGGCTCTCGACGGGATCGGTGTTGCCGTGGCGGAGCTTGTCGGCCGTGTCGAAGTAGATCACCCGCATGCCCATCGCCTCGGCGAGGTTGGACAGCTGCGTGCCGATGTTGCCGTAGCCCACGATGCCGAGCACCTTGCCGCGCACCTCGTGGCTGAAGGTGGCGGACTTGTCCCAGCCGCCGACATGCGCGGCGTTGGAGCGCGGCAGCACGCGGCGCAGCAGCATCACGATCTCGCCGATGACGAGCTCCGCCACCGAGCGGGTGTTGGAGAAGGGCGCGTTGAACACCGGCACGCCGATCTCGCGCGCGGCGTCGAGATCGATCTGGTTGGTGCCGACCGAGAAGCAGCCCACCGCCATCAGCCGGTCGGCGGCCGTCACCATCTGCCTCGTCATCTGCGTGCGCGAGCGGATGCCGAGGATGTGCGTGCCCTGGAGCGCCTCGACCAGCTTGTCGCCGTCGAGCGCGGTCTTCAGCCGCGTGACGTTGGTGTAGCCGGCCTGGGTGAAGAGGTCCGCGGCGGTCTGGCTGATGCCCTCCAGCAGGAGGACGCGGACCTTGTCCTTCGACAGGGAGTAGCGGGGCGGCATGGGTCTATGTCTCTCGGGTTCGCGCGCGGCCGGCGCCGGGCCGGCATTCGGCTGGCAGCGCTAGCGGAGCGCCGCGCCCGCGTCGACCCCCCGCTGCCGCGGAAGCCGGCATGGCAGGGTCACGTCCGCGCCAGGACGTCCAGCATGGCGGCGACCTTGTCCTGCACGAGGTCGCGGGTGAGCGCGTCGAGCCCGCAGGCGCCGACGTCCTCGGCCTCCGCGCCCGACAGGAGCAGCGTGCGCCGGAACAGCACACGCCGCCCCCTGCTGTCGCACACGACGTTGAAGTGCGGGGCGCCGTTCTTGAAGTTGGACGTCCTGTGGCGGCGGAACACGTTCATCTGCACCGAGGGCGGGACCAGCACGCCGCGGCAGGTCGTCCGCTCGGCCACGCGCTCGATCGAGAAGAAGCGCCCGTGCCTTTCCAGGAGGTGGCCCACCTCCGCCATGGCCGGCACCACGACCCGCTCCGCCTTGGCGCGGAACTCGCGCAGGAAGGCGTCGCCAGGGGAGGGGGCGTGCAGCACCCGCACGGCCTCGCCGGAGCCCCGCCCGGCGGCGAACGACGACCTCAGCCTGTCCCTCAGTTCGTCCCGCATGGGGGCCTCCCTGCCCGGTTTCTCGGCACCGATGACGGGAATGTGGCGATCGCGTTTCGGTCTGTCGAGGGGATGGCGGGCGCCGATCGTCGTTAACGGAACGTCAACGGCTGTGGCGCGATCGTCGAGATCGCGCCCGAGAATCGCCGACCTCGGCGCGCGTCATGTGACGTCGAGGTCACAGCCGGGGAGAGGGTCGATGGCGGACTGGTCCGTGAAGGGCGTGGGCGTCGAGGTGACGGTGACGAGCCCGGCCGGCGACGAATATCCCTTCGTCATCACCGACGTCGCCGACCTGCACCTCCAGCTCGGCACGCGGCCGCGATGGCAGGCCGGCCGCGAGCCCACCGACGCCGCCGCCCGGATCGACGACGCGCTCGCGGTGGCGTCGCGCTGGACCGAGGACACGTTCGGGCCGGCGTAGCTGTTCCTGAGTTGAAATCGAGGCCGTTGTTTACAGCGGGATGTTGTCGTGCTTCCGCCACGGCTTCTCGGCCTTCTTCGAGCGCAGCATCGCCAGCGCCCGCGCGATGCGCCGCCGCGTCGAGCGCGGGCGGATCACTTCGTCGACGTAGCCGCGCTCGGCCGCCACGAAGGGCGACAGGAAGCGGCTCTCGTAGTCGCGCGTGCGCTCGGCGATCTTGTCCGGGTCGCCGATGTCGGAGCGGAAGATGATCTCGACCGCCCCCTTGGCCCCCATCACGGCGATCTGCGCCGAGGGCCAGGCGTAGTTGACGTCCGCGCCGACGTGCTTCGACGCCATCACGTCGTAGGCGCCGCCGAAGGCCTTGCGCGTGATCACGGTGATCATCGGCACGGTGGCCTGCGAATAGGCGAACAGCAGCTTCGCGCCGTGCTTGATGAGCCCGCCATATTCCTGCGCGGTGCCGGGCAGGAAGCCGGGCACGTCGACGAAGGTCAGGATCGGGATCTCGAAGCTGTCGCAGAAGCGCACGAAGCGCGCGGCCTTGCGCGAGGCGTCGGAATCGAGCACGCCGGCCAGCACCAGCGGCTGATTCGCCACCACCCCGACCGTGCGCCCGCCGACCCGCGCGAAGGCCGTGACGATGTTGCGCGCGAAGGCGGCCCCGATCTCGAACACGTCGCCCTCGTCGACAACCTTCGCGACCAACTCCTTGATGTCGTAGGGCGTGTTGGCGTTCTCGGGCACCAGCGTGTCGAGCGAGGCGTCGTGCCGCTCGACGTCGTCGAAGCTCGGCCACTCGGGCGGGCCCGCCGTGTTGTTGGCGGGCAGGAAGTCGACGAGGCGTCGCACCTGCAGCAGGGCCTCCACATCGTCGTCGAAGGCCATGTCGGCGATCGACGATTTGGTGGTGTGGACGCGGGCGCCGCCGAGGTCCTCGGCGGATACGGTCTCGTTGGTGACGGTCCTCACGACGTCGGGGCCGGTCACGAACATGTAGCTCGTGTCGCGCACCATGACGATGAAGTCCGTCATGGCCGGCGAATACACGTCGCCGCCCGCGCAGGGGCCCATGATGACGGAGATCTGCGGGATCACGCCGGAGGCCTCCGCGTTGCGGCGGAACACCTCGCCGTAGCCGCCGAGCGCCGCCACGCCCTCCTGGATGCGCGCGCCGCCGGCGTCGAACAGGCCGATGATGGGCGCGCGGATCTTCATGGCGAGATCCTGCACCTTGGTGATCTTGGCCGCGTGGGTTTCCGACAGGGAGCCGCCGAACACCGTGAAATCCTTCGAGAACACCACCACGGCGCGGCCGTTCACCGTGCCCCAGCCGGTGACGACGCCGTCGCCGGAGATGCGGGTCTTCTCCATGCCGAAGTCGGTCGAGCGGTGCTCGACGAAGGTGTCGAACTCCTCGAAGGAGGCGGGGTCGAGCAGGAGTTCGATGCGCTCGCGGGCCGTGAGCTTGCCCTTGGCGTGCTGCGCCGCGACGCGCCGCTCGCCGCCGCCCGCCGCCGCTTCGGCGCGCCGCCGGTCGAGATCCTCGATCACACCCCGCATCGTACCCCCTGCCGCGCTTCCCCGCCCCCGTTGTGGCGCCGATCGGCCTTCCCCCGCAACGGGTTTCGCGCCAAGCTCGCGCGAACGACGGATCGGGAGGAGCCTGTGCCGGGCCCAAGCTTCACGGCAAACCTCGGCGGCCGCGTCGCGCTCGTGACGGGCGCCTCGGGCGGCCTCGGCGCCCATTTCGCTGCGCTGCTGGCGCGCTCCGGCGCCCGCGTCGCCGTGGCGGCGCGCCGGGCGGAGAGCTGCGCGGCCGTGTGCGAGGCGCTCCGCGCCGCGGGCGGCGAGGCCGAGGCGTTCCGGCTCGACGTCGCCGACGCCGCGTCGGTCGGGGCCGCCTTCGCGGCCGTCGAGGCCCGCTTCGGCGCGCTCGACGTGCTGGTCAACAACGCCGGCATCTCGGCCGCCGGCCCGAGCCTCGACCTGCCCGAGGAGGCCTGGGACCGGGTGGTGGACACCAACCTCAAGGGCGCCTTCCTGTGCGCCCAGGCGGCGGCGCGGATCATGCGGGCGCGCGGCGGGGGTGCCATCGTCAACGTCGCCTCGATCCTCGGGCTCCGGGTCGCGGCCCAGGTGGCGCCCTACGCGGCCTCGAAGGCGGGGCTCGTGCAGCTCACCCGCGCGCTGGCGTTGGAATGGGCGCGGCACGGGGTGCGGGTCAACGCGCTCTGCCCCGGCTACGTCGAGACCGACATCAACCGCGGCTTCTTCGCGAGCGACGCCGGGCAGGCCATGGTGAAGCGCATCCCGCAGCGCCGCATCGGCACGGCGGAGGACCTCGACGGCCCGCTGCTGCTGCTCTGCTCGGACGCGTCGCGCTACATGACGGGGGCCGAGATCGCGGTCGACGGCGGCCACCTCGTCTCGTCGCTCTAGAGGCTGTTATGAACCATGGAGGGTGGCTCGACTGGAGCCATTTTCGGATGATCGGCAGGAGACTTGCGATGAGCGTGGCTGAGCCACGGTCGAGCAAGTCGACGAACCGAGCGCCGAAAAGGGCCCGGCCCCTCCGGGGTTGCGGCGCAGCGGCCGCCTGATGCGTCGAAGCTCTTGCCGGTACGGACGTACCGGCTGCAAGCTTCTCCTGCCATTCGGCTCGCCGCGCCGCAATGGAGCCGCCCTCCATGGTTCATAACAGCCTCTAGGATCGCCAGGACCTCCCATGGACTTCACCATCACGCCCGAGCTCGACGCGCTGCGCCGGCGCGTCGGCGCCTTCGTCGAGCGCCGGCTCCTGCCGCTCGAAGCCGATCCGGCGAGCTTCGACGCGCACGAGAACATCGCGCTGCCGCTGCTCGACGCGTTGCGCGCCGAGGCCCGCGCCGAAGGGCTGTGGTGCCTGCAGCTCCGCCCCGAGACCGGCGGCCTCGGGGTGGGTCGCGTCGGCATGGCGGTCTGCTACGAGGCCATGAACCGCTCGATCTTCGGTCCCGCCGTGTTCAACTCGGCCGCGCCCGACGACGGCAACATGATGATGCTGGAGAAGATCGGCACGCCCTATCAAAAGGAGCGCTGGCTCGCGCCCATCGTGCGGGGCGAGGTGCGCTCGGCCTTCGCCATGACGGAGCCCCACCCCGGCGGCGGCTCCGACCCATCGATGATCCAGACCCGCGCGGAAAAGCAGCCCGACGGCTCCTACCGCATCACCGGCCGCAAATGGTACATCACCGGCGCCGGCGAGGCCTCGCATTTCACGCTGATGGCCAAGACCTCGGACGACCCGCGGCGCGGCCTCACGGCCTTCCAGTTCCACAAGGACCAGCCCGGCTGGGAGATCCTGCGTCGCATCCCCATCATGGGGCCGGAAGAGCACGGCGGCCACTGCGAGCTCAAGTTCGACGGCCTCGTGGTGCGCCCCGAGGACGTGCTGCTTGGCGAGGGCGACGGCCTCAAGGTCACGCAGATCCGGCTCGGGCCGGCGCGCCTCACCCACTGCATGCGGTGGCTCGGCCTCGCGAAGCGCTGCGTCGAGATCGCGGAAGCCTACGCGAAGGAGCGCCACGGCTTCGGCGTGCGGCTCGCCGACCGCGAATCCGTGCAGCTGATGCTGGGCGGACTCGCCATGGAGATCGAGATCGGGCGGCTGCTCGTCATGAAGGCCGCCTGGGAGCTCGACCGCGGCGGCTTCGCCCGCACGGAGGTGTCGATGGCCAAGGTGCAGTGCGCCGGCGTGCTCCACCGCGCCGCCGACACAGGCATCCAGATCACCGGCGCCAAGGGCTATTCCAAGGACACGGTGCTGGAATGGATCTACCGCTACGCCCGCCAGGCGCGCCTCGTCGACGGCGCCGACGAGGTCCACCGCATGGTGCTCAACCGCGCGCTGGAGAAGGAGGGGCGGGAGTTCTGGCGCTGGCCGGTGGCGGAGGCCGTGGAGGCCGGCCGTCCGGCGTGATAGGCTCGCCTCCATGGCCGCGATCGACGACCCCGTGCTGATCCGCTTCCGCGC is drawn from Lichenibacterium dinghuense and contains these coding sequences:
- the serA gene encoding phosphoglycerate dehydrogenase, producing MPPRYSLSKDKVRVLLLEGISQTAADLFTQAGYTNVTRLKTALDGDKLVEALQGTHILGIRSRTQMTRQMVTAADRLMAVGCFSVGTNQIDLDAAREIGVPVFNAPFSNTRSVAELVIGEIVMLLRRVLPRSNAAHVGGWDKSATFSHEVRGKVLGIVGYGNIGTQLSNLAEAMGMRVIYFDTADKLRHGNTDPVESLHALLAQSDVVSLHVPETPSTQNMIGEAEIRAMKPGAYLINNARGTVVDIDALARALRDGHLQGAAIDVFPKEPGSNTERFASPLQGIENVILTPHVGGSTLEAQERIGAEVARKLVEYSDVGSTVGAVNFPQVQLPPRPNGTRFIHVHENLPGMLRKINEVFSSQDINITGQFLQTDGDVGYVVVEAVDLGDRAEALLEEIRAIPGTMRARLVY
- a CDS encoding acyl-CoA carboxylase subunit beta, encoding MRGVIEDLDRRRAEAAAGGGERRVAAQHAKGKLTARERIELLLDPASFEEFDTFVEHRSTDFGMEKTRISGDGVVTGWGTVNGRAVVVFSKDFTVFGGSLSETHAAKITKVQDLAMKIRAPIIGLFDAGGARIQEGVAALGGYGEVFRRNAEASGVIPQISVIMGPCAGGDVYSPAMTDFIVMVRDTSYMFVTGPDVVRTVTNETVSAEDLGGARVHTTKSSIADMAFDDDVEALLQVRRLVDFLPANNTAGPPEWPSFDDVERHDASLDTLVPENANTPYDIKELVAKVVDEGDVFEIGAAFARNIVTAFARVGGRTVGVVANQPLVLAGVLDSDASRKAARFVRFCDSFEIPILTFVDVPGFLPGTAQEYGGLIKHGAKLLFAYSQATVPMITVITRKAFGGAYDVMASKHVGADVNYAWPSAQIAVMGAKGAVEIIFRSDIGDPDKIAERTRDYESRFLSPFVAAERGYVDEVIRPRSTRRRIARALAMLRSKKAEKPWRKHDNIPL
- a CDS encoding SDR family NAD(P)-dependent oxidoreductase — encoded protein: MPGPSFTANLGGRVALVTGASGGLGAHFAALLARSGARVAVAARRAESCAAVCEALRAAGGEAEAFRLDVADAASVGAAFAAVEARFGALDVLVNNAGISAAGPSLDLPEEAWDRVVDTNLKGAFLCAQAAARIMRARGGGAIVNVASILGLRVAAQVAPYAASKAGLVQLTRALALEWARHGVRVNALCPGYVETDINRGFFASDAGQAMVKRIPQRRIGTAEDLDGPLLLLCSDASRYMTGAEIAVDGGHLVSSL
- a CDS encoding acyl-CoA dehydrogenase family protein, whose protein sequence is MDFTITPELDALRRRVGAFVERRLLPLEADPASFDAHENIALPLLDALRAEARAEGLWCLQLRPETGGLGVGRVGMAVCYEAMNRSIFGPAVFNSAAPDDGNMMMLEKIGTPYQKERWLAPIVRGEVRSAFAMTEPHPGGGSDPSMIQTRAEKQPDGSYRITGRKWYITGAGEASHFTLMAKTSDDPRRGLTAFQFHKDQPGWEILRRIPIMGPEEHGGHCELKFDGLVVRPEDVLLGEGDGLKVTQIRLGPARLTHCMRWLGLAKRCVEIAEAYAKERHGFGVRLADRESVQLMLGGLAMEIEIGRLLVMKAAWELDRGGFARTEVSMAKVQCAGVLHRAADTGIQITGAKGYSKDTVLEWIYRYARQARLVDGADEVHRMVLNRALEKEGREFWRWPVAEAVEAGRPA